One window of the Roseovarius sp. THAF9 genome contains the following:
- a CDS encoding RNA pyrophosphohydrolase: MTPEEIEKLPYRPCAGVMLVNGDGNVFVGQRIDSEYDAWQMPQGGIDEGEAPRDAALRELWEETGVKADLVTVEAETPEWIPYDLPHELVPKLWKARYRGQMQKWFLLRFHGTDADVDITLPPAEFSEWKWIAPEDVVDAIVPFKRGVYAKVMEAFGDRL; encoded by the coding sequence ATGACACCGGAAGAGATCGAGAAACTGCCCTATCGGCCCTGCGCGGGCGTGATGCTGGTGAACGGGGACGGGAATGTTTTTGTCGGACAGCGGATCGACAGCGAGTATGACGCCTGGCAGATGCCGCAGGGCGGGATCGACGAGGGCGAGGCGCCGCGCGATGCGGCCCTGCGCGAGCTTTGGGAAGAGACCGGGGTGAAGGCCGATCTGGTGACGGTGGAGGCGGAGACGCCGGAGTGGATTCCCTACGACCTGCCGCATGAGCTGGTGCCGAAGCTGTGGAAGGCGCGGTACCGGGGGCAGATGCAGAAATGGTTTCTGCTGCGATTTCACGGGACCGATGCGGATGTGGACATCACCCTGCCGCCGGCGGAGTTTTCCGAGTGGAAATGGATCGCGCCCGAGGACGTGGTGGACGCGATCGTGCCGTTCAAGCGCGGGGTCTATGCCAAGGTGATGGAGGCGTTCGGAGACAGGCTATGA
- a CDS encoding RNA polymerase factor sigma-32: MALDGNFSTNMSRAAMKAELLDAETELTLAYAWRDQRDEAALHRLITAYMRLAISMASKYRRYGAPMNDLIQEAGLGLMKAADKFDPDRGVRFSTYAVWWIKASIQDYVMRNWSMVRTGSTSSQKSLFFNMRRVQARLERESMAKGETLDRHQMREMIAIEVGVPLRDVEMMEGRLSGSDFSLNATQSTEDEGREWIDTIEDDGKRGDELVEEDHDRGALRNWLGGAMSKLNERERFIVVQRKLQDEARTLESLGEELSLSKERVRQIEAAAFQKMRKYLEKQGGEVQSLLA; this comes from the coding sequence ATGGCCTTGGATGGCAATTTCAGCACCAACATGTCACGCGCGGCGATGAAGGCCGAACTGCTTGACGCCGAAACCGAACTGACGCTGGCTTATGCCTGGCGCGACCAGCGGGACGAGGCGGCGCTGCACCGACTGATCACCGCGTATATGCGCTTGGCGATTTCGATGGCGTCGAAATACCGCCGCTACGGCGCGCCGATGAACGACCTGATCCAGGAAGCCGGGCTTGGGCTGATGAAGGCCGCCGACAAGTTCGATCCGGATCGCGGCGTGCGGTTCTCGACATACGCGGTGTGGTGGATCAAGGCCAGTATTCAAGATTATGTTATGCGGAACTGGTCAATGGTGCGGACTGGCTCGACCAGCAGTCAGAAATCGCTGTTTTTCAACATGCGCCGGGTGCAGGCGCGGCTGGAGCGGGAATCCATGGCCAAGGGCGAGACGCTGGATCGCCACCAGATGCGCGAGATGATCGCGATCGAGGTCGGTGTGCCGCTGCGCGACGTGGAAATGATGGAAGGCCGGCTGTCCGGGTCGGATTTTTCGCTGAACGCGACGCAATCGACCGAGGATGAGGGCCGCGAATGGATCGACACCATCGAGGATGACGGCAAGCGCGGTGACGAGTTGGTCGAGGAAGACCATGACCGCGGCGCGCTGCGCAACTGGCTGGGCGGTGCGATGTCCAAGCTGAACGAGCGCGAGCGGTTCATCGTCGTGCAGCGCAAGTTGCAGGACGAAGCGCGGACGCTGGAGAGCCTTGGCGAGGAGTTGAGCCTGTCGAAGGAGCGGGTGCGCCAGATCGAGGCCGCGGCGTTCCAGAAGATGCGCAAGTATCTGGAAAAGCAGGGTGGCGAGGTGCAGAGCCTGCTGGCCTGA
- a CDS encoding YifB family Mg chelatase-like AAA ATPase: MVARAYTVAFEGVEARQVEVQCAVTPGVPAFSLVGLPDKAVSEARDRVRTALSSMAIALPSKRITINLSPADMPKEGSHFDLPIALALLAALEIIPPDAVEGTCSLGELSLDGSLIPVIGALPAAMAAAEEERTLLCPKGSGAEAAWVGATQVIGAATLADVVRHYTGQSPLPPAEPGEVTADASGRDLRDVKGQERAKRALEIAAAGRHHLMMVGTPGSGKSMLAARLPGILPPLTAPEALETSMIHSLAGLLTEGGINRTRPFREPHHTASMAAIVGGGRRAGPGEISLAHNGVLFMDEFPEYPRAVLETLRQPIETGEVVVARANAHVRYPCRFLLVAAANPCKCGYLPDPARACARVPQCGEDYMSRISGPLMDRFDLRIEVPPVSFTDLDLPPSGDSSLEVAERVATARAVQQARFADHADMRLNADAEGEALEEIATPDGEGRDLLNTVAERMGLSARGYHRVLRVARTIADLDGSDDVRRPHVAEAVSYRLMSMKET; encoded by the coding sequence ATGGTCGCCCGCGCCTACACCGTCGCCTTCGAGGGCGTAGAGGCCCGCCAGGTCGAGGTGCAATGCGCCGTCACCCCCGGCGTTCCGGCCTTCTCGCTCGTGGGCCTGCCGGACAAGGCCGTGTCCGAGGCGCGCGACCGCGTCCGCACCGCGCTGTCGTCGATGGCCATCGCGCTGCCCTCCAAGCGCATCACCATCAACCTCTCGCCCGCCGACATGCCCAAGGAAGGCAGCCATTTCGACCTGCCCATCGCCCTCGCCCTGCTCGCCGCACTGGAAATCATCCCGCCCGACGCCGTCGAAGGCACGTGTTCCCTGGGCGAGCTCTCGCTAGACGGCTCCCTCATCCCCGTCATCGGCGCGCTTCCCGCCGCCATGGCCGCCGCCGAGGAAGAGCGCACGCTTCTCTGCCCCAAAGGCTCGGGCGCCGAGGCCGCCTGGGTCGGCGCCACGCAAGTCATCGGCGCCGCCACGCTCGCCGACGTGGTACGCCACTATACCGGCCAATCCCCCCTGCCGCCTGCCGAACCGGGCGAGGTCACGGCAGACGCCTCGGGCCGTGACTTGCGCGACGTCAAGGGCCAGGAACGCGCCAAGCGCGCGCTCGAAATCGCCGCCGCGGGACGGCACCACCTGATGATGGTCGGCACGCCCGGCTCGGGCAAATCCATGCTCGCGGCCCGCCTTCCCGGCATTCTGCCGCCCCTCACCGCGCCCGAGGCGCTGGAAACCTCCATGATCCATTCCCTCGCCGGCCTTCTCACCGAGGGCGGCATCAACCGCACGCGCCCCTTCCGCGAGCCGCATCACACCGCCTCCATGGCCGCCATCGTCGGCGGCGGGCGCCGCGCCGGCCCCGGCGAAATCAGCCTCGCCCACAACGGCGTCCTCTTCATGGACGAGTTTCCCGAATACCCCCGCGCCGTACTCGAAACCCTGCGACAACCGATCGAGACCGGCGAGGTCGTCGTCGCCCGCGCCAACGCCCATGTCCGCTACCCTTGCCGCTTCCTGCTCGTCGCCGCCGCCAACCCCTGCAAATGCGGCTACCTGCCCGACCCGGCCCGCGCCTGCGCCCGTGTGCCTCAGTGCGGCGAAGATTACATGTCCCGCATCTCCGGCCCCCTGATGGACCGCTTCGACCTGCGCATCGAGGTTCCCCCGGTCAGCTTCACCGATCTCGACCTGCCCCCCTCGGGCGACAGCTCCCTCGAGGTGGCCGAGCGGGTCGCGACGGCGCGGGCGGTGCAACAGGCCCGCTTTGCCGATCACGCCGACATGCGCCTCAATGCCGATGCCGAAGGCGAGGCCCTGGAAGAGATCGCGACGCCCGACGGCGAAGGCCGCGACCTTCTGAACACCGTGGCCGAACGCATGGGGCTTTCCGCACGCGGCTATCACCGCGTCCTGCGCGTCGCCCGCACCATCGCCGATCTCGATGGCTCGGACGATGTCCGCCGCCCCCACG
- a CDS encoding glutathione S-transferase, which translates to MTYDLFIGDRTFSSWSLRGWLMLEKFSLPHRTHMVGLYDSTMAEDLKDLAPARLVPVMRDASGIVIFDSLAMAETLAERHPDAGLWPGDPAARALARSITAEMHSDFSALRADCSMQLRHQWQGFTPSDAVKADLARIETLWAIARTRHGADGPWLFGRYSLADAFYAPVAARIAGYALPVGKTAQAYVDTTLADTSFRQWRALGLTKSYDPVPYDQPLDHTPWPGPRPVPARTVTDGRPENTACPYSGKPPTHLMETGGRIFGFCNATCRDKTVADPDAWPAFTAMRDAAT; encoded by the coding sequence ATGACATACGATCTCTTCATCGGCGACCGCACGTTCTCAAGCTGGTCCTTGCGCGGCTGGCTCATGCTGGAAAAATTCAGCCTGCCGCACCGAACCCACATGGTCGGGCTCTACGACAGCACCATGGCCGAAGACCTCAAGGATCTTGCCCCCGCCCGCCTCGTCCCGGTGATGCGTGACGCGAGTGGCATCGTCATCTTCGACAGCCTCGCCATGGCCGAAACCCTGGCCGAACGTCACCCCGACGCCGGTCTTTGGCCCGGGGATCCCGCCGCCCGCGCCCTCGCCCGCTCGATCACCGCCGAAATGCATTCCGACTTCTCCGCCCTGCGCGCCGACTGCTCGATGCAGCTTCGGCACCAGTGGCAGGGCTTCACACCGTCCGACGCCGTCAAGGCCGACCTCGCCCGTATCGAAACCCTGTGGGCCATCGCCCGCACCCGTCACGGCGCGGACGGCCCCTGGCTCTTCGGACGCTACAGTCTCGCCGACGCCTTCTACGCCCCCGTCGCCGCCCGCATCGCGGGCTACGCCCTGCCCGTGGGCAAGACCGCGCAAGCATATGTCGACACCACCCTCGCCGACACGTCCTTCCGCCAATGGCGCGCGCTCGGTCTCACGAAATCCTACGACCCTGTCCCCTATGACCAGCCGCTCGACCACACCCCATGGCCCGGCCCCCGCCCCGTCCCGGCCCGCACCGTCACCGATGGCAGACCCGAAAACACCGCCTGCCCCTATTCCGGCAAGCCCCCCACGCACCTGATGGAAACCGGCGGGCGGATCTTCGGCTTCTGCAACGCCACCTGCCGCGACAAGACCGTCGCCGACCCCGACGCCTGGCCCGCCTTCACTGCAATGCGCGACGCCGCGACCTGA
- a CDS encoding histidine phosphatase family protein has translation MKTRLFWVRHGPTHAKGLVGWADLPADLSDTARIARLDAHLPRQAMLVSSDLSRAAATADTLAETRTRLPHDPALRELHFGDWDLQSPDDIEDQARYRAFWDHPGEVRPPSGETWPELAARVDAATDALIATHPGADLVIVAHLGVILTQLQRALDLTATEAFSHSIAPLSVTELHHAPSGWHVEGIDHTP, from the coding sequence GTGAAAACCCGGCTTTTCTGGGTCCGCCATGGCCCCACCCACGCGAAAGGCCTCGTCGGCTGGGCCGATCTGCCCGCCGACCTCTCGGACACCGCGCGCATCGCCCGCCTGGACGCCCACTTGCCGCGACAGGCCATGCTCGTGTCCTCCGACCTCAGCCGCGCCGCCGCCACCGCCGACACGCTGGCCGAAACCCGCACGCGCCTGCCCCACGATCCGGCGCTGCGCGAACTTCACTTCGGCGACTGGGACCTGCAGTCCCCCGACGACATCGAGGACCAGGCCCGCTACCGGGCCTTCTGGGACCACCCCGGCGAGGTGCGCCCACCCTCCGGCGAAACCTGGCCCGAGCTTGCCGCCCGCGTGGACGCCGCCACCGACGCGCTCATCGCCACTCATCCCGGCGCCGATCTGGTGATCGTGGCCCATCTTGGCGTCATCCTCACCCAGCTTCAGCGCGCCCTCGACCTCACCGCGACCGAGGCGTTCTCCCACAGTATCGCCCCCCTTTCGGTGACCGAGTTGCACCACGCCCCCTCCGGCTGGCACGTCGAAGGCATCGATCACACCCCGTGA
- the dut gene encoding dUTP diphosphatase, with translation MVSISVMWDDGADRELGLPRYETAGAAGADLRANLADRGAVVIAPGARALVPTGLRLAIPDGYEVQVRPRSGLALKHGITLPNSPGTIDSDYRGPLGVIVMNAGAEPFTVEHGMRIAQMVVAPVVQAAFDLVDSLEDTARGAGGFGSTGAG, from the coding sequence ATGGTAAGCATTTCGGTGATGTGGGACGACGGCGCGGACCGTGAGTTGGGCCTGCCGCGCTATGAGACGGCGGGGGCGGCGGGGGCGGACCTGCGCGCGAACCTGGCCGACCGGGGCGCGGTGGTGATCGCGCCGGGGGCGCGGGCTTTGGTGCCGACGGGGCTGCGGCTGGCGATACCCGACGGGTACGAGGTGCAGGTGCGGCCGCGCTCCGGGCTGGCGTTGAAGCATGGCATCACGCTGCCCAACAGCCCCGGGACGATCGACAGCGATTATCGTGGGCCGTTGGGGGTGATCGTGATGAATGCCGGGGCCGAGCCGTTCACGGTGGAGCACGGGATGCGGATCGCGCAGATGGTGGTGGCGCCAGTGGTTCAGGCGGCTTTCGATTTGGTGGATAGCCTTGAGGACACCGCGCGCGGGGCGGGCGGTTTCGGGTCGACGGGGGCAGGCTGA
- a CDS encoding bifunctional adenosylcobinamide kinase/adenosylcobinamide-phosphate guanylyltransferase, producing MLPGLSIVLGGIGSGKTIFAEDLVLGTGRTPVALVTTPPDDTGIQATLDRRQAAQAAWQTRHDPLDIGRTLAGISGDSAVLVDALPLWLANRAEAGHDLAEAEAELMAGLALCAAPVVMITRAPEISEDVTLRAARGRLNIKLAATAGLVVNVIAGLPQVLKGDLP from the coding sequence ATGTTGCCAGGGCTCAGTATCGTTTTAGGAGGCATCGGATCGGGCAAGACGATCTTCGCCGAAGACCTGGTTCTCGGCACTGGCCGCACGCCCGTCGCTTTGGTGACCACCCCCCCTGACGATACCGGAATTCAGGCCACTCTCGACCGGCGTCAGGCCGCGCAAGCCGCTTGGCAAACCCGTCACGACCCGCTCGATATCGGCCGCACCCTCGCCGGAATCAGCGGCGACAGCGCCGTGCTCGTCGATGCGCTGCCGCTCTGGCTGGCCAACCGGGCCGAGGCCGGCCACGACCTGGCCGAGGCCGAAGCGGAGCTTATGGCCGGCCTCGCCCTCTGCGCTGCACCCGTGGTGATGATCACCCGGGCGCCCGAAATCAGCGAGGACGTCACGCTGCGCGCCGCCAGGGGCCGGCTGAACATTAAACTCGCAGCAACGGCCGGCCTCGTGGTCAACGTGATCGCCGGCCTGCCCCAGGTTCTGAAAGGCGACCTGCCGTGA
- a CDS encoding HesA/MoeB/ThiF family protein translates to MLLVLVLAGAIWGLGAWMGAPRRQRWMMIAILWAFVVLTQLVLPDGNGLREATGGTVAPWLLLAGAVALVLAYRQVLRRLRGRVSEPEPEKPKGLFAPTELERYARHIVLREIGGPGQKALKQAKVLVIGAGGLGSPAILYLAAAGVGRIGVIDDDVVDATNLQRQVIHTDARIDMPKVHSAAQAARDVNPYVEMRPYERRLSEEIAADLFAEYDLVLDGTDNFDTRYLANRVAVAQGKPLISGALSQWEGQVSVFDPANDAPCYQCIFPDAPAPGLAPSCAEAGVLGPLPGVVGSMMAVEAVKVIADAGAALRGEMLIYDALYGESRKISLSRRADCPVCGQRGEQDDQSAVE, encoded by the coding sequence ATGCTGTTGGTGCTTGTGCTTGCCGGGGCGATCTGGGGGCTGGGGGCGTGGATGGGCGCGCCGCGGCGTCAGCGCTGGATGATGATCGCGATACTGTGGGCGTTCGTGGTGCTGACTCAGCTAGTACTGCCCGATGGGAACGGGTTGCGCGAGGCGACCGGCGGCACGGTGGCGCCGTGGTTGCTGCTGGCCGGAGCGGTGGCGCTGGTCCTGGCCTATCGCCAGGTGTTGCGGCGGTTGCGGGGCCGGGTTTCCGAGCCGGAGCCGGAAAAGCCCAAGGGGCTGTTCGCGCCGACGGAACTGGAACGCTACGCGCGGCATATCGTGCTGCGCGAGATCGGTGGGCCGGGGCAGAAGGCGCTCAAGCAGGCGAAGGTCCTGGTGATCGGGGCCGGGGGGCTGGGCTCGCCAGCGATCCTTTACCTGGCGGCGGCGGGCGTGGGCCGGATCGGGGTGATCGACGATGACGTGGTGGATGCGACGAACCTGCAGCGGCAGGTCATTCATACCGACGCGCGGATCGACATGCCGAAGGTGCATTCTGCGGCGCAGGCGGCGCGGGACGTGAACCCGTATGTCGAGATGCGCCCCTACGAGCGGCGGTTGAGCGAGGAGATCGCGGCGGACTTGTTTGCCGAGTATGACCTGGTGTTGGACGGGACGGACAATTTCGATACGCGCTACCTGGCCAACCGGGTCGCGGTGGCGCAGGGCAAGCCATTGATTTCAGGAGCCTTGTCGCAATGGGAAGGACAGGTGAGCGTGTTCGACCCCGCGAATGATGCGCCGTGCTACCAGTGCATTTTCCCCGACGCCCCGGCGCCGGGGCTGGCGCCGAGTTGTGCCGAGGCGGGGGTGCTGGGGCCGTTGCCGGGCGTCGTTGGGTCGATGATGGCGGTGGAAGCCGTGAAGGTGATCGCCGACGCGGGCGCGGCGCTGCGGGGTGAAATGCTGATCTATGACGCCCTATATGGGGAAAGCCGGAAAATTTCACTGAGCCGCCGGGCGGACTGCCCCGTGTGCGGCCAACGAGGAGAGCAAGATGACCAATCCGCTGTTGAGTGA
- a CDS encoding M3 family metallopeptidase: MTNPLLSEWKTPFEMAPFDAVSDEDFAPAFEAALEEARGEIAAIADNTEPPTFANTVEALEVAGDKLDKVLSVFFTVVGADSNDRRQELQREFSPKLAAYSSEIYGNKALFQRIATLWDARESLGLTEEQERVLMLTHRGFRRAGAGLEGEADKRMREIRARLAELGTAFTQNLLKDEAGWFMELNEADLEGLPEFVVRSARAAGEEKGADGPVITLSRSLIVPFLQFSPRRDLREKAYAAWTSRGANGGETDNRAIAAEVLALREERAKLLGYESFAAFKLETEMAKTPEAVRGLLMDVWGPARAQAEADAAVLTEMMREDGVNGPLEPWDWRYYSEKRRKIEHDLDETALKPYLQLDRMIEAAFACAHRLFGLEFKRLDVPLYHPDCRAWEVTRDGRHVAVFIGDYFARGSKRSGAWCSAMRGQRKFPDVKGPVVINVCNFAKGDPALLSYDDARTLFHEFGHALHQMLSDVTYESISGTSVARDFVELPSQLYEHWLEVPEVLSEFATHAETGEPMPQEMLDKVLGAATYDMGFQTVEYVASAMVDLAFHEGEAPNDPMAKQAEVLAEMGMPHAIRMRHATPHFAHVFSGDGYSSGYYSYMWSEVMDADAFAAFEEAGGAFDAEKAKALEENILSTGGSREAEELYLAFRGRMPGVEALLKGRGLAA, encoded by the coding sequence ATGACCAATCCGCTGTTGAGTGAGTGGAAGACGCCGTTCGAAATGGCGCCGTTCGATGCCGTGTCGGACGAGGATTTCGCCCCGGCGTTCGAGGCCGCGTTGGAAGAGGCACGGGGCGAGATCGCGGCGATTGCGGACAATACCGAGCCGCCGACTTTCGCCAACACGGTGGAGGCGCTGGAAGTGGCGGGCGACAAGCTGGACAAGGTTTTGTCGGTATTCTTTACCGTGGTGGGGGCCGACAGCAACGACAGGCGGCAGGAATTGCAGCGAGAATTCAGCCCGAAGCTGGCCGCGTATTCGTCGGAGATCTACGGCAACAAGGCGCTGTTTCAGCGGATTGCGACACTGTGGGACGCGCGCGAGAGCCTGGGGCTGACCGAGGAGCAGGAGCGCGTGCTGATGTTGACGCATCGCGGGTTTCGCCGGGCCGGGGCCGGGCTGGAAGGCGAGGCGGACAAGCGGATGCGCGAGATCCGCGCGCGGCTGGCGGAGCTGGGCACGGCGTTCACGCAGAACCTTCTGAAAGACGAGGCCGGGTGGTTCATGGAGCTGAACGAGGCGGATCTGGAAGGGCTGCCGGAATTCGTCGTGCGCTCGGCCCGGGCGGCGGGCGAGGAGAAAGGTGCCGACGGGCCGGTGATTACGCTATCGCGATCATTGATCGTGCCGTTCCTGCAGTTCTCGCCGCGGCGTGACCTGCGCGAAAAGGCTTACGCCGCGTGGACGTCGCGTGGCGCAAATGGGGGCGAGACGGACAACCGAGCGATTGCCGCCGAAGTGCTGGCGCTGCGCGAGGAGCGGGCGAAGCTGTTGGGCTACGAGAGTTTCGCGGCGTTCAAGCTGGAGACCGAGATGGCCAAGACGCCGGAGGCGGTGCGCGGCCTTCTGATGGATGTCTGGGGGCCGGCCCGCGCGCAGGCGGAGGCGGATGCCGCCGTGCTGACCGAAATGATGCGGGAAGATGGCGTGAACGGGCCTTTGGAGCCTTGGGATTGGCGGTATTATTCCGAGAAGCGGCGCAAGATCGAGCATGACCTGGATGAAACGGCGTTGAAGCCGTATTTGCAGCTGGATCGCATGATCGAGGCGGCGTTCGCCTGTGCCCATCGGCTGTTCGGGCTGGAGTTCAAGCGGCTGGACGTGCCGCTGTACCACCCCGATTGCCGGGCGTGGGAGGTGACGCGGGACGGGCGTCACGTGGCTGTCTTCATCGGGGATTATTTTGCGCGGGGGTCCAAGCGGTCGGGGGCGTGGTGCTCGGCGATGCGCGGGCAGCGGAAGTTCCCCGATGTGAAGGGGCCGGTGGTGATCAACGTGTGCAATTTCGCCAAGGGCGATCCGGCGTTGTTGAGCTATGACGACGCGCGGACGCTGTTTCACGAGTTCGGCCACGCGCTGCACCAGATGCTTTCGGACGTGACCTATGAGAGCATTTCGGGCACGTCCGTGGCGCGGGATTTCGTGGAGTTGCCGAGCCAGCTCTATGAACACTGGCTGGAAGTGCCGGAGGTCCTGTCGGAGTTTGCCACCCATGCCGAGACGGGCGAGCCGATGCCGCAGGAAATGCTGGACAAGGTGCTGGGCGCTGCCACTTACGATATGGGGTTCCAGACGGTGGAATACGTGGCCTCGGCCATGGTGGATTTGGCCTTCCACGAAGGGGAGGCTCCCAACGATCCGATGGCGAAACAGGCCGAAGTGCTGGCGGAGATGGGAATGCCGCATGCGATCCGGATGCGCCACGCGACGCCGCATTTCGCGCATGTGTTCAGTGGAGATGGGTATTCCAGTGGGTATTACAGCTACATGTGGTCCGAAGTGATGGATGCGGATGCATTCGCTGCCTTCGAGGAAGCGGGCGGGGCGTTTGACGCGGAAAAGGCGAAGGCGCTGGAGGAGAATATCCTGTCGACCGGCGGCTCGCGCGAGGCGGAGGAGTTGTACCTTGCCTTCCGGGGGCGGATGCCAGGGGTCGAGGCGCTGTTGAAAGGGCGAGGGCTGGCGGCATGA
- the coaBC gene encoding bifunctional phosphopantothenoylcysteine decarboxylase/phosphopantothenate--cysteine ligase CoaBC yields the protein MLAGKRVLLIIGGGIAAYKALDLIRRLRERGAAVTPVLTKAGAEFVTPLSVSALAGTKVFQDLFDLTDEAEMGHIELSRSADLIVVAPATADLMAKMATGQADDLASTLLLATDTEVLLAPAMNVRMWEHAATQRNIATLQGDGIGFVGPNAGDMACGEHGPGRMSEPLEIVAAVEARLAAGPLAGRRVIVTSGPTHEPIDPVRYIANRSSGAQGTAIARALAGAGAEVVFVTGPADVKPPEGVQVVAVETAQQMLEAVESALPADAGVFAAAVADWRVASAGARKIKKEGGKLPVLEFAENPDILATISRMEAGRPLLVVGFAAETHDVVDHATAKRARKGCDWIVANDVSPATGIMGGAENAVTLITAEGAEEWPRMSKADVAQRLVARIAEALG from the coding sequence ATGTTGGCCGGAAAACGTGTTTTGCTGATCATCGGCGGCGGGATCGCGGCCTACAAGGCGCTGGACCTGATCCGGCGGCTGCGCGAACGGGGCGCGGCGGTGACGCCGGTTCTGACGAAGGCCGGCGCGGAGTTCGTGACGCCGCTTTCAGTGTCGGCCCTGGCGGGGACGAAGGTGTTTCAGGACCTGTTCGACCTGACCGACGAGGCCGAGATGGGACACATCGAGTTGAGCCGCAGCGCGGACCTGATCGTGGTGGCGCCCGCGACGGCGGACCTGATGGCGAAGATGGCGACAGGCCAAGCGGATGATCTGGCCTCGACGCTGCTTTTGGCGACAGACACGGAGGTGCTGCTGGCGCCGGCGATGAACGTGCGAATGTGGGAGCATGCGGCGACGCAGCGCAATATCGCGACGTTGCAAGGCGATGGGATCGGGTTCGTCGGACCCAATGCGGGCGACATGGCCTGTGGCGAGCATGGACCGGGGCGCATGTCGGAGCCGCTGGAGATCGTGGCGGCGGTGGAGGCGCGGCTGGCCGCCGGGCCGCTGGCGGGCAGGCGCGTGATTGTCACCTCGGGGCCGACGCATGAGCCCATCGACCCGGTGCGGTATATCGCCAACCGCTCGTCCGGTGCGCAGGGCACGGCGATTGCCAGGGCGCTGGCCGGTGCGGGGGCGGAGGTGGTTTTCGTCACCGGGCCAGCGGACGTGAAACCGCCCGAGGGCGTGCAGGTTGTCGCCGTCGAGACTGCGCAGCAGATGCTGGAGGCGGTCGAGTCCGCGTTGCCCGCCGATGCGGGCGTCTTTGCCGCCGCCGTCGCGGATTGGCGCGTGGCGAGCGCGGGGGCGCGCAAGATCAAGAAGGAGGGGGGCAAGCTGCCGGTGCTGGAGTTTGCCGAGAACCCCGATATCCTGGCCACCATCAGCCGGATGGAGGCCGGGCGGCCGTTGCTGGTGGTGGGCTTTGCCGCCGAGACCCATGACGTGGTGGATCACGCGACCGCCAAGCGAGCGCGCAAGGGCTGTGACTGGATCGTGGCCAATGACGTGAGCCCGGCGACGGGGATCATGGGCGGGGCGGAGAATGCCGTGACGCTGATCACGGCCGAGGGGGCAGAGGAATGGCCGCGCATGTCGAAGGCGGACGTGGCGCAACGGCTGGTGGCGCGGATCGCGGAGGCGTTGGGCTGA